In the genome of Cronobacter malonaticus LMG 23826, one region contains:
- the pdxA gene encoding 4-hydroxythreonine-4-phosphate dehydrogenase PdxA translates to MVKTPRVVITPGEPAGIGPDLVVALAQNSWPAQLVVCADPSLLTERAVQLGLPLTLLPFSSDKPAAPQAAGTLTLLPVTLKAPVVPGTLDAANGSYVVETLARACDGCLSGEFDALVTGPVHKGIINDAGIPFTGHTEFFEARSHSEKVVMMLATEALRVALVTTHLPLKAVADAITPDLLRHILTTLHHDLQSKFGIANPHVLVCGLNPHAGEGGHMGTEEIDTIIPVLEEMRAKGMRLTGPLPADTLFQPKYLENADAVLAMYHDQGLPVLKYQGFGRAVNITLGLPFIRTSVDHGTALELAGSGNASVGSFITALNLAISMIVNSKNQ, encoded by the coding sequence ATGGTAAAAACCCCTCGCGTGGTCATTACGCCCGGCGAACCCGCCGGGATTGGCCCCGACCTGGTTGTCGCGCTGGCCCAGAATAGCTGGCCTGCACAACTGGTCGTCTGCGCCGACCCGTCGCTACTCACCGAGCGGGCGGTGCAGCTCGGTTTACCACTCACGCTGTTGCCTTTCTCGTCTGATAAACCTGCCGCCCCTCAGGCGGCAGGTACGCTAACACTTCTGCCCGTTACGCTAAAAGCGCCTGTCGTGCCCGGTACGCTGGATGCGGCGAACGGCAGTTACGTGGTGGAAACCCTGGCGCGCGCCTGTGATGGTTGCCTTAGCGGCGAATTCGACGCGCTGGTCACAGGCCCGGTGCACAAAGGGATTATCAACGACGCAGGCATTCCGTTTACCGGCCATACCGAGTTCTTTGAAGCGCGCAGTCATAGCGAAAAAGTCGTGATGATGCTCGCCACCGAAGCGCTGCGCGTCGCCCTGGTGACCACGCATCTGCCGCTGAAAGCGGTGGCGGACGCCATTACGCCGGATCTCCTGCGCCATATCCTCACGACGCTGCACCACGACCTGCAAAGCAAATTCGGTATCGCGAACCCGCATGTGCTGGTCTGCGGCCTGAACCCGCACGCGGGCGAAGGCGGTCATATGGGCACCGAAGAGATCGATACGATTATCCCGGTGCTGGAAGAGATGCGCGCGAAAGGGATGCGTCTCACCGGCCCGCTGCCCGCCGATACCCTTTTCCAGCCCAAATACCTCGAAAACGCCGATGCGGTGCTGGCGATGTACCACGATCAGGGCCTGCCCGTGCTAAAATACCAGGGATTTGGCCGCGCGGTGAACATTACGCTCGGCTTGCCCTTTATCCGCACGTCGGTCGATCACGGCACCGCGCTGGAGCTGGCAGGTTCCGGAAACGCCAGCGTCGGCAGTTTTATTACGGCGCTTAATCTCGCCATCAGCATGATTGTGAACAGTAAGAATCAATG